One Acipenser ruthenus chromosome 33, fAciRut3.2 maternal haplotype, whole genome shotgun sequence genomic region harbors:
- the tut1 gene encoding speckle targeted PIP5K1A-regulated poly(A) polymerase, whose protein sequence is MELDADTQALAKGGFHCLLCDINVPNQASLEDHLKGRKHQKLRSVRDTRKTQEQHSVFVSGFQRGTTELQLIDHFQRFGPVASVIMDKDQGVYAIVQFNNTESLQVALAEPQHCMAGQRLRVKPRETKEFKYIPKKKQDPSKQQLISLEELTPALCQADTVGEQMQRLVELFELSESERRLRELLVSLLQEIFSEFFPECKVLPFGSSVNSFDIHSCDLDLFLDLENTKTFQAKAKSTAAQAGEGLSEDAQSEDSILSDIDLESATSTEVLELVATVLQKCVPGVHKVQAVPSARRPVVKFIHKESGLQGDISINNRLAVRNTRFLQLCCSLDERLRPLVYAVRYWAKQKQLAGNPCGGGPLLNNYALTLLVIFFLQNRQPPVLPSVNHLKSLAGEEDRCIIDDWDCTFPCDSSTLPASENTEHLCTLLSEFYNFYGQFDFAGAVISPRHGRALPITDFLNSAGDRNPRLGPLNILDPFELCHNVAGNLNERTEQRLRRQCQEAAKYCRSLQYQRKSTKGKVWGLVRLFHQQGGSAASHGQSGEAGADRMIIGIPFKLSALSGDTRKQLQGSGDFRQLWFSEVCGAMLCVLENVLQISCSPVKRVSEEGTKPNASGEQSSHLSETSFNEIAEQESANLDVPCVKDPLKGGTENETKSQELKGKPCLQEANNNEDVHSKDSPIASLQDEPQSGVKRPRLSEETPQPSSSKKQKLDPAHPQPAVGWQCTLWHKVWAGRRKVRRDLLKVLKEDSRPDGGSIELESKVTEAIAQQEKEAKVSGAVLEFTLHAEVVGGTEDTRTLAKFTPLVDGSNLFQDFFHFLESFLPRMTGKFLEKSG, encoded by the exons ATGGAGTTAGATGCAGACACCCAGGCACTCGCAAAGGGAGGGTTCCATTGCCTTCTTTGCGATATCAATGTTCCAAATC aggcGAGCCTGGAGGACCATTTAAAAGGCAGGAAACACCAGAAGCTGCGCAGTgtgcgtgacacgaggaagacccaGGAGCAGCACAGCGTCTTTGTTAGCGGATTCCAGCGCGGGACGACCGAACTGCAGCTGATAGATCACTTCCAGCGCTTCGGACCCGTGGCTAGCGTCATCATGGACAAAGACCAG GGTGTCTATGCGATTGTGCAGTTCAATAACACGGAAAGCCTGCAGGTGGCGCTGGCGGAACCCCAGCACTGTATGGCAGGCCAGCGCCTGCGTGTGAAGCCCAGAGAGACGAAGGAGTTTAAATACATCCCCAAAAAGAAACAAGACCCCTCCAAGCAGCAGCTGATCAGCCTAGAGGAGTTGACCCCAGCTCTCTGTCAAGCTGACACT GTGGGTGAGCAGATGCAGAGGCTGGTGGAGTTGTTCGAGCTATCTGAGAGCGAGCGGCGTCTTCGTgagttgctggtgtctctcctgcaGGAGATCTTCTCAGAATTCTTCCCAG agTGTAAGGTCCTGCCTTTCGGCTCCTCGGTGAACAGTTTCGATATCCATAGCTGTGACCTGGACCTGTTTCTAGATCTGGAGAACACCAAGACTTTCCAGGCCAAAGCAAAGAGCACAGCTGCACAG gcaggTGAAGGGTTGTCTGAGGACGCTCAGTCGGAAGACTCGATCCTGTCGGACATCGACCTGGAATCGGCTACGTCCACGGAGGTCCTGGAGCTGGTGGCCACGGTGCTGCAGAAGTGTGTGCCGGGGGTCCACAAGGTGCAAGCTGTGCCCTCTGCCCGCAGACCCGTGGTCAAGTTCATCCACAAAGAGTCCGGGCTGCAGGGGGATATCTCCATCAACAACAG ACTGGCTGTCCGAAATACTCGGTTCCTTCAGTTGTGCTGCTCTTTGGATGAGAGATTGAGACCGCTCGTCTATGCTGTCCGGTACTGGGCTAAACAGAAACAGCTAGCTG gaaaccCTTGTGGCGGAGGACCCTTGCTGAATAACTACGCCCTGACTTTGCTTGTGATTTTCTTCCTTCAGAACAGACAGCCTCCCGTGCTGCCATCAGTTAACCACCTGAAATCACTTGCAG GTGAGGAAGATCGCTGCATTATAGACGATTGGGACTGCACTTTTCCTTGTGACTCTTCGACACTCCCAGCCAGTGAAAACACTGAACATCTCT GCACCCTTCTCTCTGAGTTTTACAATTTTTATGGGCAGTTTGACTTTGCTGGCGCCGTGATCTCCCCACGTCACGGCAGGGCTCTCCCGATCACCGATTTTCTGAACTCGGCGGGCGACAGGAACCCTCGTCTGGGGCCCCTTAACATCCTGGACCCCTTTGAGCTGTGCCACAATGTGGCGGGGAACCTGAACGAGCGCACAGAGCAGCGCCTCCGCCGGCAGTGCCAGGAAGCCGCCAAGTACTGCCGCAGCCTGCAGTACCAGCGCAAATCCACCAAGGGCAAGGTCTGGGGGCTTGTGCGGCTCTTCCACCAGCAGGGCGGCAGTGCCGCCTCACACGGGCAATCTGGGGAAGCCGGGGCGGACAGAATGATCATCGGAATCCCTTTCAAACTGAGCGCCCTGTCGGGAGACACCAGAAAACAGCTGCAAGGATCTGGAGACTTCAGGCAGCTTTGGTTCAGTGAGGTGTGCGGGGCGATGCTGTGCGTCCTGGAGAATGTGTTGCAGATCAGCTGCAGCCCTGTCAAAAGAGTCAGCGAAGAGGGTACCAAGCCCAATGCAAGTGGGGAGCAGAGCAGCCATTTGAGTGAAACCAGCTTCAACGAAATTGCAGAACAGGAATCTGCAAACCTTGATGTTCCTTGTGTGAAGGATCCCCTGAAGGGAGGCACTGAAAATGAGACCAAGTCCCAAGAGCTGAAGGGGAAGCCCTGTTTACAAGAAGCCAACAATAACGAGGACGTTCATTCCAAAGACTCCCCAATCGCAAGCCTTCAGGATGAACCCCAATCTGGGGTCAAGAGGCCCCGTCTTTCAGAGGAGACCCCGCAACCCTCCAGCTCCAAGAAACAGAAGCTGGACCCCGCCCACCCGCAGCCTGCTGTTGGCTGGCAATGCACCCTTTGGCATAAGGTGTGGGCTGGGAGGAGAAAAGTAAGGAGAGATCTCTTGAAAGTGCTGAAGGAGGACTCTAGGCCTGATGGTGGCAGCATTGAGTTAGAGTCTAAAGTCACAGAGGCCATCGCACAGCAGGAGAAAGAGGCTAAGGTGTCGGGGGCAGTACTGGAGTTCACACTCCACGCTGAAGTTGTGGGAGGGACAGAAGACACCAGGACTTTGGCCAAGTTCACCCCACTCGTTGACGGCAGCAATTTGTTCCAGGATTTTTTCCATTTCCTGGAGTCCTTTCTGCCGAGGATGACGGGAAAGTTCTTGGAGAAATCCGGCTAG